From a region of the Neobacillus niacini genome:
- a CDS encoding carbohydrate ABC transporter permease: MSSELKTSIVIPKQGTTIRRKKFFTRRDVAGYLFSAPLLIGIVVFSIYPMIGALILSFKKSSQTFEGDWAGLNNYKYVLTDSLFWQSIYNTFYMGILSVVLGVSLSFILATLIHNISWLKWRNFFKGVYFLPNVVSLVATSILFSFLFNPGSEGLLNYVIGLVGIEPIGWFTDPKYARFSIVIMTLWGMLGYNTIIFIAALTSVPRDLYEAAEVDGANWLKKWLYITIPYLKPIIIFMVIIGTINAMKRFTDVWLIGGTAGNPAGSLMTAVLYIYRNGFLSSQMGIATAASYILFFFILVLTIVLMLTNRKSNFD, encoded by the coding sequence ATGTCATCCGAATTAAAAACCTCAATAGTGATTCCGAAACAAGGGACAACGATAAGGCGAAAGAAGTTTTTCACACGCCGAGATGTGGCAGGTTATTTATTTTCTGCACCCTTACTAATTGGCATTGTCGTATTTTCTATTTACCCTATGATTGGTGCATTAATCCTCAGCTTTAAGAAATCATCACAAACTTTTGAGGGAGATTGGGCAGGTTTAAATAACTATAAATATGTTTTAACAGACTCTCTGTTTTGGCAGTCCATCTATAATACATTTTATATGGGGATATTATCCGTTGTCTTAGGCGTATCTTTATCTTTTATTTTAGCAACCTTAATCCACAATATCAGCTGGTTAAAATGGAGAAATTTCTTTAAAGGAGTTTACTTTTTACCTAATGTCGTTTCACTAGTTGCAACAAGTATCCTATTCTCATTTCTATTTAATCCTGGAAGTGAAGGATTATTAAACTATGTTATTGGTCTAGTCGGAATTGAGCCAATTGGATGGTTTACGGATCCAAAATACGCAAGATTTAGTATCGTTATCATGACACTGTGGGGAATGCTAGGTTATAACACTATTATATTTATTGCTGCTTTAACAAGTGTACCAAGGGATTTATATGAAGCTGCTGAAGTAGATGGCGCCAACTGGCTGAAAAAATGGTTATATATCACCATTCCGTATTTAAAACCAATCATTATTTTCATGGTAATAATCGGAACCATCAATGCCATGAAGCGATTTACTGATGTTTGGTTAATTGGGGGCACTGCTGGTAACCCTGCAGGCTCATTAATGACAGCTGTTCTCTATATCTATCGAAATGGATTTCTATCATCACAAATGGGTATAGCAACTGCCGCTTCTTATATCTTATTTTTCTTTATTCTTGTTCTAACAATCGTCCTTATGCTCACGAATAGAAAAAGTAATTTTGATTAA
- a CDS encoding sugar phosphate isomerase/epimerase family protein, which yields MKLGLSSYSLYSALKSKELDILEAIEWIAEQGGEHIEIVPMGFSLDDNPDLTDAVRQKAEKVGIEISNYAIGANFIMSDEEQYEQEIERVFKQVDIANRLGVKLMRHDVAWRPIGETSILQFEQDLPRISAACRRIADYAAEYGITTSVENHGYFVQASDRVQTLIHHVNKPNFKTTLDTGNFLCVDENPIKAVKKNIHNASMVHIKDFYYRPEKFDPGEGWFQTASGNYLRGSIVGHGDIDMYEIIKVIKHSSYDGYISIEFEGMEDCKKGSKISLDNVRRIWEQV from the coding sequence ATGAAACTAGGTTTAAGTTCATATAGTTTGTATTCAGCCCTTAAGTCAAAAGAATTAGATATTCTTGAAGCAATTGAATGGATCGCTGAACAAGGCGGGGAACATATTGAAATCGTTCCGATGGGATTTTCTTTGGACGATAATCCAGATTTAACAGACGCGGTACGTCAAAAAGCAGAGAAAGTCGGAATTGAGATTTCTAATTATGCAATCGGAGCAAACTTTATCATGTCTGATGAAGAGCAATATGAACAAGAAATCGAAAGGGTTTTTAAACAAGTTGATATAGCCAATCGGTTAGGTGTTAAGCTTATGCGTCACGATGTGGCTTGGAGACCAATCGGTGAGACGTCTATTCTTCAATTTGAACAAGATTTACCTAGGATCTCTGCTGCGTGCAGAAGAATTGCGGATTATGCAGCAGAATATGGAATTACAACAAGTGTTGAAAACCATGGTTATTTCGTTCAAGCTAGTGATCGTGTCCAGACCCTGATTCATCATGTTAATAAGCCAAATTTCAAAACTACATTAGATACCGGTAATTTTCTTTGTGTAGATGAAAATCCTATTAAAGCAGTGAAGAAAAATATTCATAATGCTTCAATGGTTCATATTAAAGATTTTTATTACCGACCTGAAAAATTTGATCCAGGCGAAGGATGGTTTCAAACTGCTTCAGGAAATTATTTGCGAGGCTCAATCGTTGGCCACGGGGATATCGATATGTATGAAATCATTAAAGTAATTAAGCATTCAAGTTATGATGGCTATATCTCAATCG
- a CDS encoding carbohydrate ABC transporter permease, producing the protein MNGNVTDKNSRRSKKVADWILTGVLLIGSLVMIIPFIWMVLTSFDWAARLKIPFPPRFWPEEFSFKTYQMAFTNIPMLKYMINSIIVSVGVIVVSLLSAVFSGYAISKLKFKGANIVLLLALSTMMIPFEMTMIPQYLMFAKIKLLDTYWSFFLPALNYAFGTFLAKSFIDQLPGSLREAAIIDGANEFTVFVKVYLPLCIPILATMIILQFLAVWNDLLWPLLALKTPDKYTIQLGLAMFSYNKDLPLPSVIMAATTVSLTPVIVLYLFLQRYIVESIALSGVKQ; encoded by the coding sequence ATGAATGGAAATGTAACTGACAAAAATTCAAGACGTTCCAAAAAAGTTGCAGATTGGATATTAACAGGTGTTTTACTTATAGGTTCATTGGTTATGATTATTCCTTTTATTTGGATGGTTTTAACAAGTTTTGATTGGGCTGCAAGACTTAAAATACCATTTCCACCAAGATTTTGGCCAGAAGAGTTTTCGTTTAAAACCTATCAAATGGCTTTTACAAATATCCCAATGCTAAAATATATGATTAATTCTATTATAGTCTCAGTAGGAGTAATCGTAGTCAGTCTTTTGTCAGCGGTATTTTCTGGGTATGCAATTTCAAAGCTGAAATTTAAAGGAGCTAATATTGTCCTTTTGCTCGCTTTAAGCACCATGATGATTCCCTTTGAGATGACGATGATTCCACAATATTTGATGTTTGCCAAGATCAAGCTTTTAGATACGTATTGGTCTTTCTTTTTACCTGCTTTGAATTATGCATTTGGAACTTTTTTAGCCAAATCATTTATTGATCAGCTTCCAGGAAGTTTACGAGAAGCTGCAATCATTGATGGTGCTAATGAATTCACCGTTTTTGTAAAAGTATATTTGCCTCTATGTATTCCAATTTTGGCTACTATGATAATTTTACAGTTTTTGGCTGTTTGGAATGATTTACTCTGGCCGTTATTAGCTTTGAAAACACCTGATAAATACACAATTCAATTGGGACTAGCAATGTTTTCATACAACAAAGATTTACCTTTGCCGTCAGTCATCATGGCTGCAACAACAGTCAGTCTTACCCCAGTTATTGTCCTTTATCTATTCTTACAGCGCTATATAGTAGAAAGTATTGCATTGTCAGGCGTTAAACAATAA
- a CDS encoding extracellular solute-binding protein, with product MIKKFYLVLIALIMLTTAACSSTSSNEEKASDVEVVSEVEGTVRVSLAGWQLESGIDPITGIENVGLEEFIKKEFEPRYPNIKLELYQVPWENAQAKQTAMLKSGDVDVLYTGGAFASQWQQQGLLKGLDELIANDSTFDPSIYLEGVWENSYSTKSFDKSVHFGIPAVLGRRIIIYDKKLFDEWGVDYLSENPTPEEVLEKAKAMTGKNPKTGEQNFGIWWDGKALNASTFVALSHAFGATGGEGTLNDLKNIKWNLNSPEVVEILEWLEAASKYAPPGILNTQGNENFGLEKNNIAIHLDANGASTMGEVMANGDTKLLDRFESTLNLGPNGEGWVAVDPFVMAKDAKNVEASWEVLKFLTGPITQKHNYDNFKFTPTLADASFVAKEDKYMKTSMEIAQVSKSTLLDEANPFFGSEIVPAINGFISKAHNGKAPDIQSYLDDLQKRAEKWSSNQ from the coding sequence ATGATCAAAAAGTTTTATCTTGTTTTAATCGCTTTAATTATGTTAACAACAGCGGCTTGCTCTTCTACTAGCAGTAATGAGGAAAAAGCCAGTGATGTTGAGGTTGTTTCGGAAGTTGAGGGCACAGTTCGTGTTTCTCTTGCAGGTTGGCAACTAGAGAGTGGAATTGATCCTATCACTGGCATCGAGAACGTGGGGTTAGAAGAATTTATAAAAAAAGAATTCGAACCAAGATATCCAAATATTAAATTAGAATTATATCAAGTACCTTGGGAAAATGCGCAAGCAAAACAAACAGCAATGTTAAAATCAGGAGATGTTGATGTTCTTTATACGGGTGGAGCATTTGCTTCCCAGTGGCAGCAACAAGGATTATTAAAGGGATTAGATGAATTGATTGCAAATGATTCTACTTTTGACCCTAGTATTTACTTAGAAGGTGTATGGGAAAATTCCTACAGTACAAAGTCCTTTGACAAAAGCGTTCATTTTGGAATTCCTGCGGTCCTAGGAAGACGAATTATTATTTATGATAAAAAGCTTTTTGATGAATGGGGAGTAGATTACTTATCAGAAAATCCAACTCCTGAAGAAGTATTAGAAAAAGCGAAGGCAATGACTGGAAAAAATCCTAAAACTGGAGAACAAAACTTTGGAATTTGGTGGGATGGAAAAGCATTAAACGCATCAACCTTTGTTGCGTTAAGTCATGCTTTTGGAGCAACTGGAGGAGAAGGGACATTAAATGACCTAAAAAACATCAAATGGAATTTGAATTCACCAGAAGTGGTAGAAATATTGGAATGGTTAGAAGCGGCATCAAAATATGCACCGCCTGGTATTTTAAACACCCAAGGAAATGAAAACTTTGGCTTGGAGAAAAACAATATTGCCATTCACCTTGATGCAAATGGTGCAAGCACGATGGGAGAAGTTATGGCTAATGGGGATACGAAACTGCTTGATCGCTTTGAATCAACATTAAATCTAGGTCCTAATGGTGAGGGATGGGTTGCTGTTGACCCATTTGTTATGGCAAAAGACGCGAAAAACGTTGAAGCATCGTGGGAGGTTTTAAAATTCCTAACTGGACCTATCACACAAAAACATAACTATGATAATTTTAAATTTACCCCAACCCTTGCAGATGCTAGTTTTGTAGCCAAAGAAGACAAATATATGAAAACATCCATGGAAATCGCTCAGGTGTCTAAATCGACTCTATTGGATGAAGCAAATCCATTTTTCGGAAGTGAAATCGTACCTGCTATCAATGGCTTTATTAGTAAAGCACATAACGGAAAAGCTCCTGATATTCAATCCTATTTGGATGACTTACAAAAACGTGCTGAGAAGTGGTCTTCTAATCAATAA
- a CDS encoding Gfo/Idh/MocA family protein has translation MSKVKVGFVGVGGIAGVHLENVSKNSDAVIVAVCDIVEESAKQKGLQYNAAAYTDLDAMLEKETLDAVFVCVPPFAHDEIEEKIAKRGIHLLVEKPLGLDLETVQRKAKVIKNSGVICGVGYCLRYLDTVAKAKDYLKDKKIAMVRGHYITSFVPTPWYREMSKSGGQLVEQSTHTLDLMRYLAGEIYNVYANMSLQVLSDIPNIDIPDVTSVNLTFTSGAVGHLDSSFTQCDHRSGIEILGKDFRVEIDGTILTIVDKDSSITYKSKVDFYQEQDRRFIEAVIKGEPDLVLSDYEDGAKTLAATLASNKSNEVGLPIKLPSLAKDKITL, from the coding sequence AATTGCCGGAGTACATTTGGAGAATGTTTCAAAAAACAGTGATGCTGTAATTGTTGCTGTCTGTGACATCGTGGAAGAAAGTGCGAAGCAAAAGGGATTACAATACAATGCAGCTGCTTATACAGATCTAGATGCCATGCTGGAAAAGGAAACATTAGATGCAGTCTTCGTTTGTGTTCCTCCATTTGCACATGATGAAATTGAGGAAAAGATCGCGAAACGAGGAATTCATCTGCTAGTAGAAAAACCTTTAGGCCTCGATTTAGAAACGGTACAAAGGAAAGCAAAGGTAATAAAAAATTCAGGCGTTATTTGTGGCGTGGGTTACTGTTTACGTTATTTAGATACAGTTGCGAAGGCAAAAGATTATTTAAAAGATAAGAAAATCGCGATGGTAAGGGGACACTACATAACCTCATTTGTTCCAACTCCTTGGTACCGCGAAATGAGTAAATCAGGCGGACAACTTGTTGAGCAGTCCACTCATACCCTCGATTTAATGCGATATTTAGCGGGTGAAATTTATAATGTGTATGCGAATATGAGCTTGCAGGTTTTATCTGACATTCCTAATATTGATATTCCTGATGTCACATCAGTGAATTTGACATTTACGTCTGGTGCTGTCGGACATCTTGATTCTTCATTTACCCAGTGTGATCATCGTTCAGGAATTGAGATATTAGGTAAGGATTTCCGAGTGGAGATTGATGGAACTATTTTAACGATTGTTGATAAAGATTCTTCTATTACCTACAAATCGAAAGTTGATTTTTATCAAGAACAGGATAGAAGATTTATTGAGGCAGTGATAAAGGGCGAGCCTGATCTTGTTTTATCAGATTATGAAGACGGAGCAAAAACACTTGCTGCCACATTAGCTTCAAACAAGTCGAATGAAGTGGGTCTGCCAATTAAACTACCATCATTAGCGAAAGATAAAATCACATTATAA